In one Balaenoptera musculus isolate JJ_BM4_2016_0621 chromosome 2, mBalMus1.pri.v3, whole genome shotgun sequence genomic region, the following are encoded:
- the RD3L gene encoding protein RD3-like — MPLFGWMKWPKYNSYKSTHYPDSEVVTKTLLRELKWHLKERERLIQEIENEQKVKKTSVDYNWLRNYQNPHATIPATEQRQLEVLCSQVQPCQTGAILSRFREVLAENDVLPWEIVYIFKQVLKDFLSSTDKGSQQEGLEESQSTACPVRSVIPGESSKSPDKDEIPTISSYVDKNTKNRFPTFSHRIWNLPYYYPSS; from the exons ATGCCACTTTTTGGCTGGATGAAATGGCCAAAATACAATTCCTACAAATCCACACACTACCCTGACTCAGAAGTAGTGACAAAGACTCTGCTTCGGGAATTAAAATGGCATCTAAAGGAACGAGAGAGATTAATACAAGAGATCGAAAATGagcaaaaagtgaaaaaaacaagtgTGGATTACAATTGGCTGAGAAACTATCAGAATCCCCACGCAACCATCCCAGCTACTGAACAAAGACAACTTGAAGTTCTTTGCTCACAGGTTCAACCTTGTCAAACTGGAGCTATTCTCAGCAG ATTTCGAGAAGTTCTGGCAGAAAATGATGTACTGCCATGGGAAATTGTCTACATCTTCAAGCAAGTTCTGAAGGACTTCTTAAGTAGTACTGACAAAGGCAGTCAGCAAGAGGGCCTGGAAGAGTCACAGAGCACAGCCTGTCCTGTTCGCTCCGTGATCCCAGGAGAAAGCTCCAAGAGTCCAGACAAGGATGAAATACCCACTATTTCAAGTTACGTagacaaaaacacaaagaacagGTTCCCAACATTCTCACATAGGATATGGAACCTACCATATTATTACCCATCAAGTTAA